In a genomic window of Poecilia reticulata strain Guanapo linkage group LG22, Guppy_female_1.0+MT, whole genome shotgun sequence:
- the acvr1l gene encoding activin receptor type-1 — MDLGSFHVLLLLLLQALQASAEDSEGHLMCLCEGSKCPQTPECRGTRCFSSIKVSGGEVLLEHGCFKERLQCFTAPSFHQAVHCCSKHMCNGNTTRSFLMSLLISAPEGEPVRYRVETLALFVLAPVVVLVLLSVVSVLACRRLHRGRLQRLQEFDTEQGDGLITSNVGDSTLADLLDHSCTSGSGSGLPFLVQRTVARQISLVECVGKGRYGEVWRGQWQGENVAVKIFSSRDEKSWFRETEIYNTVLLRHENILGFMASDMTSRNSSTQLWLITQYHENGSLYDYLQRVAVETSEGLAMAASIANGLVHLHTEIFGTEGKPAIAHRDLKSKNILVTKELRCCIADLGLAVTHTQADNLLDVGNNPKVGTKRYMAPEVLDETIQTDCFDAYKRVDIWAFGLVLWEIARRTYSNGIVEEYRPPFYDQVPNDPSFEDMRKVVCVEQQRPFIPNRWFSDPTLSALVKLMKECWYQNPSARLTALRIKKTLDKIHSSLEKGKES, encoded by the exons ATGGATCTTGGCAGTTTCcacgtcctgctgctgctcctcctgcaggCTCTACAGGCATCGGCTGAGGACTCAG AAGGACACCTGATGTGTCTTTGCGAAGGCTCCAAATGTCCTCAGACCCCAGAGTGTCGAGGCACCCGGTGCTTCTCCTCCATTAAAGTGAGCGGCGGCGAGGTGCTGCTGGAGCACGGCTGTTTCAAAGAGCGACTGCAGTGCTTCACGGCGCCGTCCTTCCACCAGGCCGTCCACTGCTGCTCCAAGCACATGTGCAACGGAAACACCACCAGGAGCTTCCTGATGTCGCTGCTTATATCAG CCCCTGAAGGGGAACCGGTTCGGTACCGGGTGGAGACGTTGGCTCTCTTCGTGCTCGCCCCAGTGGTGGTCCTGGTCCTGCTGTCTGTGGTGTCGGTGCTGGCCTGCAGGAGGCTCCACCGTGGCCGCCTCCAGAGGCTGCAGGAGTTTGACACCGAGCAGGGAGATGGTCTCATCACCTCCAATGTGGGAGACAGCACTTTAGCT GATCTTTTGGATCACTCGTGCACTTCAGGCAGTGGTTCAGGTCTTCCCTTCCTCGTCCAGAGAACTGTAGCCAGGCAGATCAGCCTGGTGGAGTGTGTTG GTAAGGGGCGATATGGAGAGGTGTGGCGCGGTCAGTGGCAAGGGGAGAACGTTGCCGTGAAAATCTTCTCCTCCAGAGACGAAAAGTCTTGGTTCAGGGAGACGGAGATCTACAACACCGTGCTGCTAAGGCATGAGAACATTCTTG GATTTATGGCGTCCGACATGACTTCTCGAAACTCCAGCACTCAGCTGTGGCTCATCACTCAGTACCATGAAAACGGCTCGCTGTACGACTACCTGCAGCGAGTTGCCGTGGAGACGTCGGAGGGCCTGGCAATGGCGGCGTCGATCGCCAACGGCCTGGTTCACCTGCACACCGAGATCTTTGGCACCGAGGGCAAACCGGCCATTGCACACCGAGACCTGAAGAGCAAAAACATCCTGGTGACCAAGGAGCTGCGCTGCTGCATTGCAGACCTTG GGCTGGCTGTGACACACACTCAGGCTGACAACCTGCTGGATGTGGGCAACAATCCCAAGGTTGGCACCAAACGCTACATGGCACCTGAAGTGCTGGATGAGACCATTCAGACCGACTGCTTCGACGCCTACAAGAGGGTCGACATATGGGCCTTTGGACTGGTGCTGTGGGAGATAGCGAGGCGCACGTACAGCAACG GTATCGTCGAAGAGTACAGACCTCCCTTTTACGATCAGGTGCCAAACGACCCCAGCTTTGAGGACATGAGGAAAGTGGTGTGTGTGGAGCAGCAGAGGCCTTTCATTCCTAATCGCTGGTTTTCAGATCCG